The genomic stretch ATTGTAGGGGCCGGGGTACCACAGGTGGGGCGTTGACGCCACACCTCCGCCGACGGCCGGTCTTTCCGACGCCGAGACCTGCACTTAGACGTCAATGCCCACATTGCTGCGCCGTGGCGTGCACGCCCACTCGCTCGCGATCATTACGCAATAGTGTCGCCAGAATAAGCTGTTGCGTCTGTAGATGGTCTTGGCACGCCAGTTGCTATCGATGTCCCCAAGAGACAGGAGTTCGAGGCGATCCCGCATCGGAGCGCGACTTGAGTCTGAGCGGACAGGGGGATCCTCCCAATGGCATCCAGGCGCGGATGAACAGCGAGACCGATGATCAGTTCCCAGATCCGGAAGTGGCGGAACTCGCCAGTGAAGTGATGAGTTTTTTGGAGAAGCACCCGCAGGCGGCGGACACCAGCGAACATATTGCCCGCTGGTGGATACTCAGACAGCGCGTCGAGGTTGCCTTGGCAAAGACCTCCTTGGCGCTGGACTACTTGGAGGCCAGAGGTCTCGTGGAGCGTGGAGTCGGCGGGGTCTATCGGCTCGTCCGGGGGCGCCACCGGTGTGTGCAGGCGCCGATGCATCAGGGATAGGCGGGAGAGGTTTCGGATGGCAAACAGTTCCTCGATCCCCGCGGTCGGGAAGACCATCCTCGGGCTGCTCGAGGACCATTGTCCGGACTCGCTGCTCGAAAGCCCGAAGTTCGAGCTGCAGCAGCCCGCACACTATGGCGACGGAATGAGCGAAGGCTTCTCACTGCTGCTCTATCGGGTGAGCGTCAACGCGACGTTGCGCAACCTCCCGTCGCGGCGTGGCGTCGACGGCCGGCGGCTGCGCCCGTCTCTGCCACTGGATCTGCACTATGTGCTTACACCTTGGGCAAAGAGCGCTGACACCCAACAGGTGCTGCTGGGCTGGGCCATGCGGTTTCTTGAGGACCGCTCGATTCTGCCTGCAGGGATCATCAACTCCTATCTCCCGGGTGTCTTCCGGCAGGATGAAGCGATTGAACTCGTGTGCGACAGCCTCCCGCTTCAGGAGTACTTCAACCTCTGGGACAAGCTCAAGACCAAGATGCAGGTCTCGGCGACCTACGTGGCTCGTATGGTTCTGCTGGATTCGGAGTGCGAGGTCGCCGAGTCACCGGCGGTGCAGACCCGCGAGTTCCAGGTCGGGGAGCCTCTTCAGGCATGAACTCTCTGCTGAGATCTCCGGATCGCGTGACCCGAGCGGCGTTGTTCGGCATTCGCTTTCGGGACGAGGCCACCGGCGCCGAGATCTCCGAGGGACTGAAGGTGACGCTGTTCCCCGAGTCGAATCCCAAACTCCGAGTAGACGCCTTCCGCACCCGCAGTGGCGCCTTTGCCGCCATGCGGCTGCCCGGCCTCCAGCATCTGGCATCCGGCGGCGGAACCCTGGACAACGGCGAAGGGGACGAGGAGTTCTGGACGGAGGCTTTGGGCAAGAGTCGTCCTTACGTTGTGGAGGTTCGGGACCTGCACCATCGCTTTCTAGCCTTCGCCCTTCGCACCAGCCTGCCGGCTCACGGGTGCATCGCTGTCGCGCCAGAATTGCAGTCCCCTCTGCCAACGGCGCATCGGGTGCCCCTGTTCTCCGCGCCGACGCGTCCCGCCCCCAGTGCTATCGGGGTCATACGAGTTGAACTTCGCGACGCGAAGAATCGAGCGCCTCTGGCTGGTGCCTTGGTGCGAGTGGAGCACGAGGGGGAGGAAATCGGCTACGGCTTTGCCGATGAGCGGGGCAAAGCGGCCGTGATGTTTCCCTATCCGGAACCGACACGTCAGCGGCTCGCGCCGCCTGATGGCTCGCACGATACCCAGCCGGCGCGAAGGCTTTTCGACTGGGATCTGAGTCTTCGAATTCACTGGGGAGTCTGGGGGCCTGAGTCACCGACGCGATCATCGTCCCTCCCCGACCTCGGTGATCTACTGGAGCAACGCAACCTGCCTGCGGGGCGGGCCCTGTCCCGTTTGTCCCCAAGGCTCGACCTCGGCTCGGAGAAGCTGCTGCTCGGCAGGGAAACGGTGGTGAGGACGAAGGAATCGGACACCAAGGAATATTCGTGCCTGTACGTTGCGCGCCACTGAGCGGGGCCTTGACCAACAAGGAGGAACGTCATGCCGGAGTATCTTGCCCCAGGCGTCTTTGTAGAGGAAGTCTCATTCCGCGCCAAGTCGATTGAAGGGGTCAGCACCACGACGACCGGCTTCGTCGGGCCGACGCGTTATGGTCCAACGCATCTCGAACCTGAAGTTGTCACGAGCCTCGTCGCCTTCGAACGCGTCTACGGTCGGCCCGATCCCCTGAACTTCAGTGATCTTGGGCGGCTACACAACTACATGTGGCACGCCGTGCGCGCGTTCTTTGAGGAGGGGGGCAAGCGGCTCTATGTGTCACGCGTCTTCCGGCCGATGGTCGGAATTGATGGCGACCCAAAGTCCGCACGCTACGCACCACCGCCCGAGAAGCTTGCGGACGACAAGGCGCGTCCGACGAACGGGCTCTATCGCGAAGACGGTCACGCGCGGGCGTGGCTTACCAAGAGCACGGCAGCAGTCGCCTCGGCGCAGGGTGCCGTCACCGCACTGAAGAACGCCTTTGTGCGCACGTCGGAGACTGTCGAAGAAGCGAGGCGAGCGACGGCGGCAGCGGCAGTAGTGGCTGCAGACGCGAGTGCCACGGAGACGAGCAAGGCCGATGCCGACAGCCTGGCCAACAGGAAAGCCGAGGCCGGCAAGGGTGCCGTCGACACACTGGCTGATACGGTCCAAGCACTCAGGCGTCCAGTCGAAGACGCGAAGACGGCGTACGACGGGAGCACGATCGAAGTCAAGAGTGTGGAGGCGAAGTACGGCGATCTCAAGAAGGCGGTCGATGAAGCAGCGAAAGTGGAGATCGCGGCGACCGTCCTCGCGGCCGCAGCGGCGGACGCCTACACGAGAGCACAGGAGACCGTCAGCAAGACTGCGGCGGTGTCCGCGCTGGCGGGCAAGCTCAAGCAGCTTCCAGAAGCCGGCGATGCCGTAAGGAAGCTCGCTGAGGCGTTAGAAGGCCTGTGCAAGGCAGGCGGCGAAGCGGAGAAGGTCTGCAAGAAGGCGAGTGATGTTGCCGACGAAGCTAAGAAGAAGGGCGAGGAATTCGGCAAGAAGCCGGGTGACGCCAATGCGCGCAAGGCCGCCGTGGACGGTGCCAAGGCCCTTGTCGAGCCCTCGAAGGCAGCAGCCTACCAAGGCGCGACTGTCCTTCAGGGGGCTGTGTGCATCGAGGCACAGACCGCTGCAGACTTGGGCGCATCGCCCAAACCGCTGCCGCCGCCACAACAGGCCATCAGGGATGCGGTGTCAGCGGTGCGCAAGGCGGCGGTGGAGGCGAAGTCCGCGGCGGATGACGCCCTGACGGCGGCAATGATCAGCGCATACCCGCGCGCTTTCGCCGCTGCTGTGGCCGCCAATTGCAGCAAGGATCTCGCCGGTCAAGTCGACACGCTCTCCAATGCCACCGCCGAGACGATGGCGAATGCCATTGCCGATGCCCCCGGAGCCGACCATGCCGGCGCCCTTCTCCTCCGCGCGAGATTCCCGGGCGAGGCCGGCAATCTGACGGTTCGCTTTACGTTGCGACTTGGGCAAAACGGTTTGGTGCATGCTGGTACGCAGGCCGAGGTCCGCGGCTTGGTTTCGGGCGACTTCGTGTGGATCGGCAAGGCAGCGGAAGGCTCCTCTGGAACGCTTCTTGTCGCCCGGCCGAGCGAGGACGGCAAGGACTGGCACTTCAGCGAAACTGGGAAGGCCGCAGACGCCAAGTTCTGGCTTCGACAGCCGCAGCCCCCCAAGCCGAATGCGGCAAGGCTTGTTCCCGGCGAAGACGCGGTGCGGATCTCCTCAGTGCTCGTCGAGTTGATCCAGGACGGTGGATCCCCCGCCTGGGACGGCCTCTCTCTCCAACCCGATCACAGGAGAGCTGGCGCGGCCGACTCTCTCTCGGAGAAATTCAAGACATCCCCGGGGAATGGCGCGGACGCTCGCGAGCTGCCGTTCGTTCTTCTGACCGAAGACTCGGTTGCTACGGCGACCGATCTCTTCAGGACGCTGTTCGGCCAGGGCTCCAATGACTGGACCTCACCGAAGGCATCGCAGCTGGTGGCGATGCACCGGCTCGCCGGTGGCAACGACGGCCAGCGGCCGCGTGCGGCGGAGTACGAAGGCGGCGTCAGCGACCCGGACGAACCGAAGACGGGGCTGAAAGCCTTCGAGGACCTGGAGGACATCTCGATCGTCGCCGCGCCTGGCGCGACCTTCGGTTACGGGAACGGATTCAAGACCGACGCGACCCGAATTACCGGGCTGCTCATTGCGCATGCTG from bacterium encodes the following:
- a CDS encoding DUF4255 domain-containing protein: MANSSSIPAVGKTILGLLEDHCPDSLLESPKFELQQPAHYGDGMSEGFSLLLYRVSVNATLRNLPSRRGVDGRRLRPSLPLDLHYVLTPWAKSADTQQVLLGWAMRFLEDRSILPAGIINSYLPGVFRQDEAIELVCDSLPLQEYFNLWDKLKTKMQVSATYVARMVLLDSECEVAESPAVQTREFQVGEPLQA
- a CDS encoding phage tail sheath subtilisin-like domain-containing protein, which encodes MPEYLAPGVFVEEVSFRAKSIEGVSTTTTGFVGPTRYGPTHLEPEVVTSLVAFERVYGRPDPLNFSDLGRLHNYMWHAVRAFFEEGGKRLYVSRVFRPMVGIDGDPKSARYAPPPEKLADDKARPTNGLYREDGHARAWLTKSTAAVASAQGAVTALKNAFVRTSETVEEARRATAAAAVVAADASATETSKADADSLANRKAEAGKGAVDTLADTVQALRRPVEDAKTAYDGSTIEVKSVEAKYGDLKKAVDEAAKVEIAATVLAAAAADAYTRAQETVSKTAAVSALAGKLKQLPEAGDAVRKLAEALEGLCKAGGEAEKVCKKASDVADEAKKKGEEFGKKPGDANARKAAVDGAKALVEPSKAAAYQGATVLQGAVCIEAQTAADLGASPKPLPPPQQAIRDAVSAVRKAAVEAKSAADDALTAAMISAYPRAFAAAVAANCSKDLAGQVDTLSNATAETMANAIADAPGADHAGALLLRARFPGEAGNLTVRFTLRLGQNGLVHAGTQAEVRGLVSGDFVWIGKAAEGSSGTLLVARPSEDGKDWHFSETGKAADAKFWLRQPQPPKPNAARLVPGEDAVRISSVLVELIQDGGSPAWDGLSLQPDHRRAGAADSLSEKFKTSPGNGADARELPFVLLTEDSVATATDLFRTLFGQGSNDWTSPKASQLVAMHRLAGGNDGQRPRAAEYEGGVSDPDEPKTGLKAFEDLEDISIVAAPGATFGYGNGFKTDATRITGLLIAHAEHMRYRIAVLDSGNGLSIAQVLAMRAAFDSKHAALYYPWVMVLDPVTRAEIPLPPSGFVCGIYARNDIERAVFKAPANEVVRGALRFESMLNKAQQEVLNPEGINCFRFFEGRGHRLWGARTISSDSEWKYVNVRRYFAYLERSIDRGTQWAVFEPNGEALWGNIRRTIEDFLLNEWQNGALLGDKPEKAFFVKCDRSTMSQNDLDNGRLVCLVGVSPLKPAEFVIFRIGQWTADRKA